The following coding sequences lie in one Rhizobium rhododendri genomic window:
- a CDS encoding DUF1203 domain-containing protein: protein MSNIRFAAMPYADAEALWSGAADAYGRLPETTISDGPGNPCRHCLRNIDAGDAFLVFAYRPFPELQPYAETGPVFLHKVPCQRYAAEEVLPPVLSGTRDFIVRGYSDSNRIVYGTGAVTTTDDIPAYAETLLARPEIAYVHVRSARNNCYQCRIDKQKAPVHGEPGAFI, encoded by the coding sequence ATGTCCAACATTCGTTTCGCCGCCATGCCCTATGCCGATGCCGAAGCTCTCTGGAGCGGAGCCGCCGATGCCTACGGGAGGCTGCCGGAAACCACGATCTCCGACGGTCCGGGCAATCCCTGCCGGCATTGCCTCCGCAATATCGATGCCGGGGACGCGTTTCTGGTCTTTGCCTATCGGCCCTTTCCGGAGCTGCAGCCGTACGCCGAAACCGGCCCGGTCTTTCTGCACAAGGTGCCTTGCCAGCGCTATGCGGCAGAGGAGGTCCTGCCGCCCGTTCTGTCCGGCACCCGCGACTTCATCGTGCGGGGATACAGCGACAGCAATCGCATCGTCTACGGCACGGGCGCCGTCACGACCACCGACGACATTCCCGCCTATGCCGAAACGCTGCTGGCGCGGCCGGAAATAGCTTATGTCCACGTTCGATCGGCGCGCAACAACTGCTACCAGTGCCGCATAGACAAGCAAAAGGCGCCGGTCCACGGGGAGCCCGGCGCCTTCATCTAA
- a CDS encoding GNAT family N-acetyltransferase produces MTETSIASIPVQITRLKMTAPPKTSLAIPINIQAAVMRAPKIPLPFYRYLYRQVGARWQWVDRMRMSDEELTNVLHDERNDVSVLYVNGAPAGFFEHFRVDEDTIELSHFGLIEHALGLGIGKWFLLQALYALWLSNPQKIVVTTNNLDHPRALQLYQMFGFSPVSTAQGTVTPLTDDELLEIIKRG; encoded by the coding sequence ATGACTGAAACATCCATCGCATCGATACCGGTCCAGATCACCCGATTGAAGATGACTGCGCCGCCGAAGACCAGCCTGGCGATCCCGATCAACATCCAGGCCGCAGTGATGCGGGCGCCGAAGATCCCGCTGCCGTTCTACCGCTATCTCTACCGCCAGGTCGGCGCCCGATGGCAGTGGGTGGACCGGATGAGAATGAGCGACGAGGAACTGACGAACGTTCTCCATGACGAGCGCAACGACGTCAGCGTGCTCTACGTCAACGGCGCGCCCGCCGGCTTCTTCGAACATTTTCGCGTCGACGAGGACACGATCGAGCTTAGTCACTTCGGGCTGATAGAGCACGCGCTGGGGCTTGGCATCGGCAAGTGGTTCCTGCTGCAGGCTCTCTATGCCCTGTGGCTTTCGAACCCGCAGAAGATCGTGGTAACCACCAATAATCTCGACCATCCGCGCGCACTGCAGCTTTACCAGATGTTCGGTTTCTCACCGGTTTCGACGGCGCAGGGCACCGTCACGCCGCTGACTGACGACGAGTTGCTCGAGATCATCAAGCGCGGCTGA
- the sseA gene encoding 3-mercaptopyruvate sulfurtransferase: MSVDQSRFVVSADWLQQQLGAPDLKVVDAAFYLPAQKRDAEAEYAAGHIPGAVRFDHDKIADHSTDLPHMVPSPDYFAEQVGKLGISVTDRIVVYDGPGIFSAPRVWWLFRIMGASNVVVLDGGLDGWKAEGRPLETTTPDPQPATFTPVFDDKRVVGFEDMRDIVSSGAMQIADARSAGRFAAEEPEPRAGMRSGHMPGARSLPSGSFSTGGKLKTLSELKQTIEAAGIDLSKPVVTSCGSGITAAIITLALESLDHSDNRLYDGSWTEWGSRQDTPIATGKA, from the coding sequence ATGAGTGTCGACCAAAGCCGTTTTGTCGTATCGGCCGACTGGCTGCAACAGCAGCTTGGCGCTCCGGACCTGAAGGTGGTCGACGCCGCGTTCTATCTTCCGGCGCAGAAGCGGGACGCGGAGGCCGAATACGCCGCCGGCCATATTCCGGGCGCCGTCCGTTTCGATCATGACAAGATCGCCGATCACTCCACAGACCTGCCGCACATGGTGCCCTCCCCGGACTATTTCGCCGAACAGGTCGGCAAGCTCGGGATATCGGTAACCGACCGGATCGTCGTCTATGACGGTCCCGGTATCTTTTCGGCACCGCGCGTCTGGTGGTTGTTTCGCATCATGGGCGCTAGCAACGTCGTAGTTCTGGATGGCGGCCTCGATGGCTGGAAGGCCGAGGGCCGTCCGCTGGAAACGACGACGCCGGATCCGCAGCCAGCGACCTTCACCCCTGTATTCGACGACAAGCGCGTGGTCGGCTTCGAGGACATGCGCGATATCGTCTCCAGCGGCGCCATGCAGATTGCCGATGCGCGCAGCGCCGGCCGGTTCGCAGCCGAGGAACCCGAGCCCCGCGCCGGTATGCGCTCCGGCCACATGCCGGGTGCCCGCAGCCTGCCTTCCGGCTCCTTTTCGACCGGTGGCAAGCTGAAGACGCTGTCCGAACTGAAGCAGACCATAGAGGCCGCCGGCATCGATCTTTCCAAGCCGGTCGTCACCAGTTGCGGTTCGGGTATCACTGCGGCAATCATTACGCTGGCGCTGGAATCACTCGATCACAGCGACAACCGGCTCTATGACGGCTCCTGGACGGAATGGGGAAGCCGGCAGGACACCCCCATCGCCACCGGCAAGGCTTGA
- a CDS encoding alanyl-tRNA editing protein produces MTVEALFRDDFYLSTVEATVTAVHEDGSIEVDRTCFYATSGGQPGDTGFLERSDGSRIMLGQARHGATKDIILHTPLEGEAVPSVGETVVLHIDWPRRYRLMRMHTACHLLSVVCPYPITGAAVGEDESRVDFDMSEAIDKDDVTAKLMTLVNENHPITLQWITDEELAANPGIVKSKNVRPPIGLGRVSLVCIGESSSVDSQPCGGTHVSETQEVGAIFIAKIEKKGKENRRFRIRFGTPGQEA; encoded by the coding sequence ATGACAGTCGAGGCGCTCTTCCGTGACGATTTCTATCTGTCGACCGTCGAGGCGACGGTGACTGCAGTGCACGAGGACGGCAGCATCGAGGTCGACCGGACCTGCTTTTATGCAACATCGGGCGGTCAGCCCGGCGATACCGGATTTCTGGAACGCAGCGACGGCTCAAGGATCATGCTTGGCCAGGCCCGCCATGGCGCGACCAAGGACATTATCCTGCACACACCGCTCGAAGGCGAGGCCGTGCCTTCCGTCGGCGAGACAGTGGTTCTGCACATCGACTGGCCGCGCCGCTACCGGCTGATGCGGATGCACACCGCCTGCCATCTCCTGTCAGTCGTCTGCCCCTACCCGATCACAGGCGCTGCCGTCGGCGAAGACGAGAGCCGCGTCGACTTCGACATGAGCGAGGCGATCGACAAGGACGATGTGACGGCGAAGCTTATGACGCTCGTCAACGAAAATCACCCGATCACCCTGCAATGGATTACCGACGAAGAGCTTGCGGCCAATCCGGGCATCGTCAAGTCCAAGAACGTTCGGCCTCCGATAGGACTTGGCCGGGTCAGCCTCGTCTGCATCGGCGAGAGTTCGTCCGTTGACAGCCAGCCCTGTGGCGGCACACATGTGTCGGAGACGCAGGAGGTCGGCGCGATCTTCATCGCCAAGATCGAAAAAAAGGGCAAGGAAAACCGGCGCTTTCGCATCCGCTTCGGAACGCCCGGGCAAGAAGCCTGA
- a CDS encoding cysteine synthase A: MSVYPSVLEAIGHTPLIKLKGASEATGSTIYGKAEFLNPGQSVKDRAALYIIRDAEKKGLLRPGGVIVEGTAGNTGIGLTLVAKALGYRTVIVIPETQSQEKKDALRLLGAELVEVPAAPYKNPNNYVKVSGRLAEQLAKTEPNGAIWANQFDNLSNRQAHIETTAREIWDDTHGKVDGFICAVGSGGTLAGTAIGLHGFNKGIKIGLADPEGASLYEFYAHGTLKSEGSSITEGIGQGRITANLEGFKPDFAYRISDADALPIVFDLAAHEGLCLGGSSAINIAGAMRMAKDLGPGHTIVTILCDYGNRYQSKLFNPDFLKSKGLPVPDWLTASPQISVPYERVA; this comes from the coding sequence ATGAGCGTTTACCCCTCCGTCCTCGAAGCGATCGGCCACACACCTCTTATCAAGCTGAAGGGCGCCTCAGAGGCGACCGGCTCGACGATCTATGGCAAGGCGGAATTCCTGAACCCTGGCCAGTCCGTCAAGGATCGTGCGGCGCTCTACATCATCCGCGATGCCGAGAAGAAGGGACTGCTGCGGCCGGGAGGCGTCATCGTCGAGGGCACGGCCGGCAACACCGGCATCGGCCTCACTCTTGTCGCCAAGGCGCTGGGCTATCGCACCGTCATCGTCATCCCGGAAACGCAGAGCCAGGAGAAGAAGGACGCGCTGAGGCTGCTCGGCGCGGAACTGGTCGAAGTTCCGGCTGCCCCTTACAAAAACCCCAACAATTACGTCAAAGTCTCCGGCCGGCTCGCAGAACAACTGGCAAAGACCGAGCCGAACGGCGCCATCTGGGCGAACCAGTTCGACAACCTCTCCAACCGCCAGGCGCATATCGAGACGACGGCGCGCGAAATCTGGGATGATACGCACGGCAAGGTCGACGGCTTCATCTGCGCGGTCGGTTCCGGCGGCACGCTGGCCGGGACGGCGATAGGTCTGCATGGCTTCAACAAGGGCATCAAGATCGGCCTCGCCGATCCCGAAGGTGCATCGCTCTATGAGTTCTATGCGCATGGCACGCTGAAATCCGAGGGATCGTCGATCACCGAAGGTATCGGCCAGGGGCGCATCACAGCCAATCTCGAGGGCTTCAAGCCTGATTTTGCCTACCGGATCTCTGATGCGGACGCATTGCCGATTGTCTTCGACCTTGCAGCACATGAGGGGCTATGCCTCGGCGGCTCCTCAGCCATCAACATAGCCGGCGCGATGCGGATGGCGAAGGATCTCGGCCCCGGGCACACCATCGTCACCATCCTCTGCGACTATGGCAACCGCTACCAGTCCAAGCTCTTCAACCCGGACTTCCTGAAATCAAAGGGCCTGCCTGTGCCGGATTGGCTGACGGCGTCCCCGCAGATTTCCGTTCCCTATGAACGGGTCGCGTGA
- a CDS encoding ChrR family anti-sigma-E factor, with protein sequence MVGNQIDTFDALMAHYVAGSLPEPARILVAAHLEMQPINRLIVHDLEALAGEALEQMPAANPGDRNARLAAIFASPASSEPAPRPVERSGDGGLPQTLRDFIGYDLADIPWRSKLPGFKKYGLGEIDGCKVNLMWIRAGRKLPTHTHEGAELTLVLEGAFSDARGRYGPGEISIADDSIVHRPVAENDRPCIAFSVLEAPIKFKGPLTRLVGDLLG encoded by the coding sequence ATGGTGGGCAATCAGATCGATACTTTCGACGCGCTTATGGCGCATTATGTTGCCGGCTCGCTTCCGGAACCTGCCCGCATTCTTGTTGCTGCCCATCTCGAGATGCAGCCCATCAATCGTTTAATCGTCCATGATCTGGAAGCACTTGCAGGCGAGGCTCTGGAACAGATGCCCGCCGCAAATCCCGGTGACAGGAACGCCCGGCTTGCTGCAATTTTCGCGTCGCCGGCCTCGTCGGAACCGGCGCCACGACCGGTCGAAAGATCAGGTGACGGCGGGTTGCCACAGACGCTGCGCGATTTCATCGGTTACGATCTTGCGGATATCCCGTGGCGCAGCAAGTTGCCGGGCTTCAAGAAATACGGCCTTGGCGAAATCGATGGCTGCAAGGTGAACCTGATGTGGATCCGAGCCGGCAGGAAGCTGCCGACCCACACCCATGAGGGCGCCGAGTTGACGCTGGTGCTGGAGGGTGCATTCTCGGATGCGCGCGGCCGCTACGGGCCGGGCGAGATATCGATCGCCGACGACAGCATCGTACACCGGCCGGTCGCCGAAAACGACCGGCCCTGCATTGCCTTTTCGGTGCTCGAGGCGCCGATAAAATTCAAGGGGCCGCTGACGCGTCTCGTTGGCGACCTGCTCGGCTGA
- a CDS encoding SDR family NAD(P)-dependent oxidoreductase, translating to MRDYVARPDHGIVWISGASSGIGRALALKLAGEGYRVAVTARNHDKLLELQLEAAGLAGSIIVLDGDVTSAEDMEHTVAAIEYQHGTLAMAIFNAGVYLPVDGAHLKHEDFERSFSVNLSGVVNCLIPAVRHMKTKGQGQIAIVSSVTGYGGLPTSAAYGATKAALINMAESLKFDLDKLGIRIQVINPGFVDTEATKNNQFPMPSLVTAQVAADEIAAGLKSLSFEISFPKSFTLRLKLLKFLPYNLYFKVINRFTGWPERAVESPRDPSPHPAE from the coding sequence ATGCGTGACTATGTCGCCCGACCCGATCATGGGATCGTCTGGATTTCCGGAGCCAGCTCGGGCATTGGACGGGCGCTCGCGCTCAAGCTGGCGGGTGAGGGGTACCGGGTCGCCGTGACCGCCCGCAACCATGACAAGCTGCTCGAACTCCAGTTGGAGGCGGCAGGACTTGCCGGCAGCATCATCGTTCTCGATGGCGACGTTACCAGTGCCGAGGACATGGAACACACCGTCGCCGCCATAGAGTACCAGCACGGCACTCTGGCCATGGCGATCTTCAATGCCGGCGTCTATCTGCCCGTCGACGGTGCGCATCTGAAACACGAGGACTTCGAGCGGAGCTTCTCCGTCAACTTGTCCGGCGTGGTCAATTGTTTGATCCCCGCAGTCCGTCACATGAAGACGAAGGGGCAGGGCCAGATTGCTATCGTCTCGTCTGTGACCGGCTACGGAGGGCTGCCGACAAGTGCTGCCTATGGAGCCACCAAAGCGGCGCTCATCAACATGGCCGAAAGCCTGAAATTCGATCTCGATAAACTCGGCATCCGAATCCAGGTCATCAATCCGGGCTTCGTCGATACCGAAGCCACAAAGAACAACCAATTCCCTATGCCGTCGCTGGTGACCGCCCAGGTCGCTGCCGATGAGATTGCCGCAGGCCTGAAGTCGCTCTCCTTCGAGATCAGCTTTCCGAAGAGTTTTACACTACGGTTGAAGCTGCTGAAATTCCTGCCCTACAATCTCTATTTCAAGGTCATCAACCGGTTTACCGGATGGCCCGAGCGCGCGGTGGAGTCTCCGCGCGATCCCTCTCCGCATCCAGCCGAGTAG
- a CDS encoding MFS transporter: MPGRDADGLRSPQSSGQRQIGWWRLLAYALPAAPLAALGLPLYAVVPTYYTETIGLPLAGVGFVLLLVRIFDAVSDPLVGMVADRFRPRFGRRRLLFSLSVPIASLAALMLYSPPPGVTLLWLGVWGVVLSLGYTMAMVPYSAWGAELIDDYSGRTSLTSLREGISLIGVLIAIVVPFAIGMERGAPISGLAVLGIVVAISLPVSGLIAVIFVPEPREHSVAGIALRQSLGFLAANMPFVRLLIAYFINGFANGIPATLFLYFVSDRLGLPQSRGPLLFVYFLFGIAGVPLATLAARRFGKHRAWCIAMIVACAAFVAAPLLPSGSLYGFGAICIVTGLMLGFDLSLPPAIQADVIDVDTAQSGSQRGGLYFAAWGLATKLSLAAGVGLIFPLLSVFGFDAAAGAGNRPEALWTLAIAYAWIPIALKLAAVALMWNFPLDEAAHKLLRSRIDGSRPAATRLDAERDRAETPPRARAIR; the protein is encoded by the coding sequence TTGCCAGGGCGTGACGCGGACGGACTGCGTTCACCGCAGTCGAGCGGTCAACGACAGATCGGCTGGTGGCGGCTTCTGGCTTACGCGCTGCCGGCAGCGCCGCTCGCAGCGCTCGGCCTGCCGCTCTATGCGGTGGTGCCGACCTACTACACCGAAACCATAGGCCTCCCCCTTGCCGGCGTCGGCTTCGTGCTGCTGCTGGTGAGAATATTCGATGCCGTATCCGATCCGCTGGTCGGCATGGTCGCGGATCGCTTCCGACCTCGCTTCGGCCGACGTCGCCTGCTTTTTTCGCTTTCGGTACCCATCGCCTCGCTTGCCGCGCTGATGCTCTATTCGCCGCCACCGGGTGTGACGCTTCTGTGGCTTGGCGTCTGGGGCGTAGTGCTGTCGCTCGGCTATACGATGGCGATGGTGCCCTATTCGGCATGGGGGGCGGAGCTTATCGACGACTACAGCGGGCGCACATCGCTGACCAGCCTTCGCGAGGGCATCTCATTGATCGGGGTGCTGATTGCCATCGTCGTGCCGTTCGCCATCGGCATGGAGCGCGGAGCTCCAATTTCCGGGCTCGCCGTGCTCGGGATCGTGGTCGCGATCAGTCTGCCGGTCTCGGGCCTGATAGCCGTGATCTTCGTGCCGGAACCGCGCGAGCATAGCGTCGCCGGGATAGCCCTCCGACAGAGCCTCGGATTTCTTGCGGCAAACATGCCGTTCGTCCGCCTGCTGATCGCGTATTTCATCAACGGCTTTGCAAACGGCATCCCCGCGACACTCTTTCTCTATTTCGTATCGGACCGGCTTGGGTTGCCGCAATCGCGCGGGCCGCTGCTGTTCGTGTATTTCCTGTTCGGCATCGCCGGTGTTCCGCTGGCGACGCTGGCTGCCAGACGCTTCGGCAAGCACCGCGCCTGGTGCATTGCGATGATCGTTGCCTGTGCCGCCTTCGTCGCGGCACCGCTGCTGCCTTCCGGTTCGCTCTATGGTTTTGGCGCGATCTGCATCGTCACGGGCCTTATGCTGGGGTTCGATTTGTCTCTGCCCCCGGCAATTCAGGCCGATGTCATCGATGTGGACACCGCCCAATCCGGCTCGCAGCGCGGCGGCCTCTATTTTGCGGCCTGGGGTCTGGCCACCAAGCTGTCACTGGCTGCGGGTGTTGGGCTGATTTTTCCGCTGCTATCTGTCTTCGGCTTCGATGCTGCGGCCGGCGCCGGCAACCGGCCGGAGGCTCTCTGGACGCTGGCCATCGCCTATGCGTGGATACCCATCGCGCTGAAGCTCGCCGCCGTGGCGCTTATGTGGAATTTTCCGCTCGACGAGGCAGCGCACAAGCTGTTGCGCTCCCGCATCGACGGCAGCAGGCCAGCCGCTACTCGGCTGGATGCGGAGAGGGATCGCGCGGAGACTCCACCGCGCGCTCGGGCCATCCGGTAA
- a CDS encoding SAM-dependent methyltransferase, whose product MTDRQDWTKFAEGAEILTHDNIARVSKGLPFKARLALRGLLQMQTGSLAIQMPDGRKVVVVGKMEGPKAAVTLRNWKLAYRALLTGTIGVAETYMDGDWDSPDIVSFLQLFLINGEAADQYANGTGGIMQVVEKIRHWMRGNSKAGSKRNISAHYDLGNDFYKAWLDPSMTYSSALYSTGANDLQSAQNAKYRALAEATGIKPGDHVLEIGCGWGGFAEFAAREMGCRVTGLTISREQLVFAEERIRKAGLSDRVDFRFQDYRDETGVYDKIISIEMFEAVGEKYWSTYFSKLKDCLKPGGQAGLQIITIKPEAFAKYKANPDFIQKYVFPGGMLPTPEHLLALSRKVDLSMVKDFGFGLDYARTLAEWRDRFWAAWERVKPLGFDDRFKRLWDFYLFYCEAGFLSRNIDVRQVVFARA is encoded by the coding sequence ATGACTGACAGGCAGGACTGGACGAAATTCGCCGAGGGCGCCGAGATTCTGACGCACGACAACATCGCGCGCGTCTCCAAGGGATTGCCGTTTAAGGCGCGACTTGCCCTTCGCGGGCTGCTGCAGATGCAGACCGGTTCGCTCGCCATCCAGATGCCGGACGGCCGCAAGGTAGTCGTCGTCGGCAAGATGGAGGGTCCCAAGGCGGCCGTGACGCTGCGAAACTGGAAGCTCGCCTACCGGGCGCTGCTTACGGGCACGATTGGCGTCGCGGAGACTTATATGGACGGCGATTGGGACAGCCCCGACATCGTGTCCTTCCTGCAGCTTTTCCTGATCAACGGCGAAGCAGCCGACCAGTATGCCAACGGCACCGGCGGCATCATGCAGGTCGTCGAGAAGATCCGCCACTGGATGCGCGGCAACAGCAAGGCCGGATCCAAGCGCAATATTTCGGCGCATTACGATCTCGGCAACGACTTCTACAAAGCGTGGCTCGACCCGAGCATGACCTATTCCTCCGCGCTCTATTCGACCGGCGCCAACGACCTGCAGTCGGCCCAGAATGCGAAATACCGGGCCTTGGCAGAGGCCACCGGCATCAAGCCGGGCGACCATGTGCTGGAGATCGGCTGCGGCTGGGGCGGGTTTGCCGAATTCGCCGCGCGGGAAATGGGGTGCCGCGTTACTGGCCTGACCATCAGCCGCGAACAGCTGGTCTTCGCCGAAGAGCGTATCCGCAAGGCTGGCCTCAGCGATCGCGTCGATTTCCGCTTCCAGGACTATCGCGACGAAACCGGTGTCTACGACAAGATTATCTCCATCGAAATGTTCGAGGCGGTTGGGGAGAAATACTGGTCGACCTATTTTTCCAAGTTGAAGGACTGCCTGAAGCCGGGTGGCCAGGCTGGCCTGCAGATCATCACCATCAAGCCAGAGGCCTTCGCGAAGTACAAGGCCAACCCGGACTTCATCCAGAAATACGTCTTTCCCGGCGGCATGCTCCCGACGCCGGAACATCTCCTGGCGCTGAGCCGGAAGGTCGACCTGTCGATGGTCAAGGATTTCGGTTTCGGGCTCGACTACGCCCGGACGCTGGCTGAATGGCGCGACCGTTTCTGGGCCGCCTGGGAGCGGGTGAAGCCGCTTGGGTTCGATGACCGTTTCAAGCGGCTCTGGGACTTTTACCTGTTTTACTGCGAGGCGGGCTTCCTCTCGCGCAATATCGACGTGCGCCAGGTGGTTTTTGCCAGGGCGTGA
- a CDS encoding DUF1365 domain-containing protein — MRKPLEKGGVNLERNGPVPLVPAALYTGEVMHQRMKPFGHRFQYRVFSLFVDLDRLVEADRLSALFSVNKRNLVAFHEKDHCGDSATLRAYADGLLADAGLPERAARIVLVCYPRILGYVFNPISVYYAYDANERLMAAIYEVRNTFGERHTYVCPVSDGEMTESGLRQSCDKIFHVSPFIPMQMRYHFRMLPPGDEIRWRILETDAEGPLLAATFTGRRQTMATATLLALTVRIPFLTLKIVAGIHWEALKLWLKGAKYIPKPKAPPPVSIKPQRITLEAAE, encoded by the coding sequence ATGAGGAAGCCTCTGGAAAAGGGCGGTGTCAACCTCGAGCGCAACGGTCCGGTGCCTCTTGTGCCCGCTGCGCTCTATACCGGCGAGGTGATGCACCAGCGCATGAAGCCGTTCGGACACCGCTTCCAGTACCGGGTGTTCTCGCTGTTCGTCGATCTCGATCGTCTGGTCGAGGCGGACAGACTGTCGGCCCTGTTTTCAGTGAACAAGAGAAACCTGGTGGCTTTCCATGAGAAGGACCATTGCGGCGACAGTGCCACGCTACGCGCCTATGCCGACGGACTGCTGGCAGACGCCGGTCTTCCAGAACGGGCCGCCCGCATCGTGCTGGTCTGCTACCCGCGCATCCTCGGCTACGTCTTCAATCCGATTTCCGTCTATTACGCCTACGACGCCAACGAGCGCTTGATGGCTGCCATCTACGAGGTCCGAAACACGTTCGGCGAGCGGCACACCTATGTGTGCCCGGTCAGCGACGGCGAGATGACCGAAAGTGGACTGCGCCAGAGCTGCGACAAGATTTTTCACGTTTCGCCCTTCATCCCGATGCAGATGCGCTATCATTTCCGCATGCTCCCGCCGGGCGATGAAATTCGCTGGCGTATCCTCGAAACCGATGCGGAGGGTCCGTTGCTGGCGGCCACATTCACTGGACGTCGGCAGACAATGGCAACCGCGACGCTTCTCGCGCTGACAGTCCGCATCCCATTCCTGACCCTGAAGATCGTCGCCGGCATTCACTGGGAGGCACTGAAGCTATGGCTCAAGGGGGCTAAATACATCCCCAAGCCAAAGGCTCCGCCTCCCGTCAGCATCAAGCCGCAGCGCATAACCCTGGAGGCCGCAGAATGA
- a CDS encoding NAD(P)/FAD-dependent oxidoreductase, which yields MNALFADPGHNGAHRMKIAVIGSGVSGTSAAWALHPVHDVTLYEKADRAGGHTATVDIDYDGTPISVDTGFIVYNEQNYPNLTALFSELGVKTHASNMSFALSLDRGRMEWSGDNLGTLFAQKRNLLRPSFLWMVREIMRFNKTCLTDRAAGHLAERSIGDYLDWRGFSPGFTNNYLIPMAAAIWSTPAAQMLDFPAEHFVNFFDNHRLIYLKQHQWRTVTGGSRNYLEKLLSPLGDRLKLSCGIRAVQRRDDHVLITDEHGREAIYDKVIFAAHSNQTLAMLKDATPEERRLLGAIPYGPNRVVLHRDLSLMPKRRKVWASWNYLRSSAGEGEKGCAVSYWMNRLQGIRDDHPLFVTLNPDREPDPSKVFAEYSYDHPQFNGGSMDAQLRLASIQGRNHSHFAGAWTGYGFHEDGLTSGLAAAEALGGVIPWRAPRQAAVRAKQELEVLV from the coding sequence ATGAACGCCCTGTTTGCAGACCCTGGACACAACGGCGCCCACCGCATGAAAATCGCGGTAATCGGCTCCGGCGTTTCCGGCACCTCCGCCGCCTGGGCGCTTCACCCGGTGCACGATGTCACGCTCTACGAAAAGGCGGACCGGGCGGGCGGGCACACGGCAACTGTCGATATCGACTATGACGGCACGCCGATTTCCGTCGACACCGGGTTCATCGTCTACAACGAGCAGAACTATCCGAACCTGACGGCGCTATTTTCCGAACTGGGTGTCAAAACCCATGCCAGCAACATGAGCTTTGCACTATCGCTCGACCGCGGCAGGATGGAATGGAGTGGCGATAATCTGGGGACGCTGTTCGCCCAGAAACGCAACCTGCTACGCCCATCCTTTCTCTGGATGGTGCGCGAGATCATGCGCTTCAACAAGACCTGCCTTACGGACCGCGCCGCGGGCCATCTCGCCGAACGCTCGATCGGCGACTACCTCGACTGGCGGGGTTTTTCGCCGGGCTTCACCAACAACTACCTGATCCCCATGGCGGCCGCCATCTGGTCGACACCGGCAGCGCAGATGCTCGACTTCCCCGCCGAGCATTTCGTCAATTTCTTCGACAATCACCGCCTGATCTACCTCAAGCAGCACCAGTGGCGCACGGTTACCGGGGGAAGCCGCAACTATCTGGAAAAGCTTCTGTCACCGCTCGGCGACCGACTGAAGCTGTCATGCGGTATCCGCGCCGTCCAGCGTCGCGACGATCACGTGTTGATCACCGACGAGCATGGTCGCGAAGCGATCTACGACAAGGTGATTTTTGCCGCCCACAGCAACCAGACCCTGGCGATGCTGAAGGACGCAACGCCCGAAGAACGACGCCTGCTCGGCGCTATCCCCTACGGCCCTAACCGTGTCGTGCTCCACCGCGACCTCTCCCTGATGCCGAAGCGCCGCAAGGTCTGGGCGTCCTGGAACTATCTCCGCTCCAGCGCAGGCGAAGGCGAGAAAGGCTGCGCTGTCAGCTACTGGATGAACCGGCTGCAAGGCATTCGTGACGACCATCCCCTGTTCGTCACCCTCAACCCTGATCGCGAACCCGATCCGTCTAAGGTGTTTGCCGAGTATTCCTACGACCACCCGCAATTCAACGGCGGCAGTATGGATGCACAATTGCGGCTTGCCAGCATACAGGGGCGGAACCACAGCCATTTCGCCGGCGCTTGGACTGGATACGGCTTCCATGAAGACGGCCTGACCTCCGGTCTCGCGGCAGCCGAGGCGCTCGGCGGCGTCATCCCGTGGCGCGCCCCGAGGCAGGCTGCCGTCCGTGCCAAGCAAGAACTTGAAGTCCTGGTATGA